From Micromonospora echinospora:
ACGTCAGGCGGCGACCTCAGGCCGCGCCGAAGGGCCGGAGCGCCGCGGCCCCGGGCCGACCGTCGCGGTGTCCTTGGCCCACGCTTCGATCAGCTCAGTGGCCTGGCCCGGGTTGAGCCGCGGGTCGCACAGCGAGGTGTAGTGCCGCGCCAGGTCCTCCTCGCCGGCCACCGAACCGCCGACGCACTCGGTCACGTCGGTGGCGGCGACCTCGATGTGCAGCCCGGCGGCGTGCTGTCGCTGCTGGTCGAGGATGTCGCGGAACCACAGCGCCTCGGTGACCACGTCGGCGAGGTGGCGCGTCTTCAGGCCGACCGAGGCCTTGACGGTGTTGCCGTGCATGGGATCGCTCAGCCAGAGCACGGGGTGCCCCGCGTTCACCACCGCGCGGACGATCGGCGGCAGGGACTCCCGGATCCGGTCCCGGCCCATCCGCGGGATCAGGACGAGACGGCCCGGATCGCGCTGCGGGTCGAGCGCCTCGCACACCCGCAGGACGTCGTCCGGGTCGGCGTCCGGCCCGATCTTGCAGCCGACCGGGTTCACCACTGTGGACAGCAGGGCCACGTGCGCCTCGGCGGACCGGCGGGTCCGCTCCCCCACCCACGGGAGGTGGGTCGACGCCAGGTAGTGCTCGCCCGTGTCCGGGTCCCGGCGGATCAGGCGGGACTCGTAGTCGACGACCAGGGCCTCGTGGCTCGACCAGGGTCCCTCGGTCCGCGCGGCACGCCGGTTGCCCTCCCGGTGGGCGCGCAGGACCCGCTGCACCCGGTCGCTCGCCTCGTACGCCCACCACATGCGGCGCGGATCGGCCTTGCGCGTACCGGGCGCGGCCAGCTCGGAATTGATCATGTGGCCGCGGAAGGATGGGATGCTCAGCGCGTCGTGCCACTCCGTCGCCTGCGACCGGGGCTTGGCGAACTGCCCGGCCATCCGGCCCACCCGCAGCACGTTGCGCCCGGTGAGCTCGCTGAGCCGGTCCCCCAGCCGGTCGATGACCTCGATCTTGTCCGAGGTGTGCCGGGGGGTGCACTCGTAGAGGCTCTCGGCGCAGTCGCCCAACTGCAGCAGGAGCCCGTCGGTCGACGCCAGCTCCGACAACGCCTGCCGGAACCCCCGTACCTCCCCGGGTGGGACCAGCGGCGGGGCCGACGCCAACGCCTCACAGGTCTCCGCGTACGCCGG
This genomic window contains:
- a CDS encoding 3-deoxy-7-phosphoheptulonate synthase — protein: MPAVQQPDWQDHPAYAETCEALASAPPLVPPGEVRGFRQALSELASTDGLLLQLGDCAESLYECTPRHTSDKIEVIDRLGDRLSELTGRNVLRVGRMAGQFAKPRSQATEWHDALSIPSFRGHMINSELAAPGTRKADPRRMWWAYEASDRVQRVLRAHREGNRRAARTEGPWSSHEALVVDYESRLIRRDPDTGEHYLASTHLPWVGERTRRSAEAHVALLSTVVNPVGCKIGPDADPDDVLRVCEALDPQRDPGRLVLIPRMGRDRIRESLPPIVRAVVNAGHPVLWLSDPMHGNTVKASVGLKTRHLADVVTEALWFRDILDQQRQHAAGLHIEVAATDVTECVGGSVAGEEDLARHYTSLCDPRLNPGQATELIEAWAKDTATVGPGPRRSGPSARPEVAA